In Acidobacteriota bacterium, a genomic segment contains:
- the menC gene encoding o-succinylbenzoate synthase — MLTIRNIELTELHLPLVEPFQISSGIQRVRQVLLVRVEDAEGLSGWGECVAGESPNYSPETVGTAWHMIEKWIAPRLIGAELEEPGQVRPLLEKDFRGHHMAKAGVEMACWALFAEARGLALARLLGGVREKVEVGISIGIQPTPERLVEKVALALQEGYRKIKAKIMPGADLRYVEAVRRELGDGVPLMVDANNAYTLDDLDTLKELDQYGLVMIEQPLAWDDLVRHRELQKQLRTPICLDESITSLERVQDMVTLGAGRIVNIKPGRVGGHASSRLIHDFCASQEIPVWCGGMLESGIGRAHNVALASLQNFRLPGDISPSSRYWKRDIVRPQWTTDGQGRISVPFDRPGLGVEIDHEFVDSLTRRRLLLENS; from the coding sequence ATGCTCACGATCCGAAACATCGAACTCACCGAGCTTCATTTGCCCCTGGTCGAGCCCTTTCAGATCTCCTCCGGCATCCAGCGGGTCCGCCAAGTCCTGCTGGTGCGGGTGGAGGACGCGGAGGGCCTGTCGGGATGGGGGGAGTGCGTGGCCGGAGAGTCGCCCAACTACTCTCCCGAAACCGTCGGCACGGCCTGGCACATGATCGAGAAATGGATCGCCCCGCGCCTGATCGGAGCCGAGTTGGAGGAACCCGGCCAGGTGCGTCCGCTGCTGGAGAAGGATTTCCGCGGACACCATATGGCCAAGGCGGGCGTGGAGATGGCTTGTTGGGCCCTCTTCGCTGAAGCCCGCGGCCTGGCCCTGGCCCGGCTGCTGGGCGGAGTGCGCGAGAAGGTGGAAGTGGGCATTTCGATCGGCATTCAACCCACTCCCGAGAGGTTGGTCGAGAAGGTGGCCCTCGCCCTGCAGGAAGGCTATCGCAAGATCAAGGCCAAGATCATGCCCGGGGCTGACTTGCGGTACGTCGAGGCGGTGCGGCGGGAATTGGGGGACGGGGTCCCCTTGATGGTGGACGCCAACAACGCCTACACCCTGGACGACCTCGACACTCTCAAGGAGCTGGACCAGTACGGGCTGGTCATGATCGAGCAGCCGCTGGCCTGGGACGACCTGGTGCGCCACCGCGAACTGCAGAAGCAGCTGCGCACTCCCATCTGCCTGGACGAGTCGATCACCAGTCTGGAGCGGGTCCAGGACATGGTGACCCTGGGCGCCGGGCGCATCGTCAACATCAAGCCGGGCCGCGTGGGCGGCCACGCCTCCTCGCGCCTGATACACGATTTCTGCGCCTCCCAGGAGATACCCGTGTGGTGCGGCGGCATGCTGGAAAGCGGAATCGGCCGGGCCCATAACGTGGCCCTGGCCTCGCTGCAGAACTTCCGCCTGCCGGGCGACATCTCCCCCAGCTCGCGCTACTGGAAACGCGACATCGTCCGTCCCCAGTGGACCACCGACGGCCAGGGCCGGATCTCCGTTCCTTTCGACCGTCCCGGCCTGGGGGTGGAAATCGACCACGAGTTCGTCGATTCGTTGACCCGGCGGCGCCTTCTGCTGGAAAACTCCTGA
- the queC gene encoding 7-cyano-7-deazaguanine synthase QueC: MAKAVCLVSGGLDSCVSAAVAANNGMELAFLHLSYGQLTEKRERRAFEEIADFYKVDQRLAADLSHLAVIGGSALTDRKIELPRDRLDAEGIPVSYVPFRNACMLSVAVGWAEVIGAHAVYIGAVEEDSSGYPDCRESFFRAFNVAVREGTRPESQIELVTPLIHLRKKAIVKRAVQLNAPIHLTWSCYLNEEKACGHCESCLLRLRGFEQAGAEDPIPYQD, from the coding sequence ATGGCCAAAGCCGTATGCCTTGTCAGTGGAGGATTAGACAGTTGCGTCAGCGCAGCCGTGGCCGCCAACAACGGGATGGAGTTGGCCTTCCTCCACCTCTCCTACGGCCAGCTCACCGAGAAGCGGGAGCGACGGGCCTTTGAGGAGATCGCCGACTTCTACAAGGTCGATCAACGCCTGGCAGCCGATCTCAGCCACCTGGCTGTCATAGGAGGCTCGGCTCTGACCGACCGCAAGATCGAACTGCCCCGCGATCGACTCGACGCAGAAGGCATTCCCGTTTCTTACGTTCCCTTCCGCAACGCCTGCATGCTCTCCGTGGCGGTGGGCTGGGCCGAGGTCATCGGCGCCCACGCGGTCTACATCGGAGCCGTAGAAGAGGACAGCTCGGGTTACCCGGACTGCCGCGAATCCTTTTTCCGGGCTTTCAACGTGGCCGTCCGCGAGGGGACCCGGCCCGAATCGCAGATCGAGTTGGTCACTCCGCTCATCCACCTGCGCAAGAAAGCCATCGTCAAGCGGGCCGTGCAGCTCAACGCCCCCATCCACTTGACCTGGTCCTGCTATCTCAACGAAGAGAAAGCTTGCGGGCATTGTGAAAGCTGCCTGCTGCGTCTGCGGGGCTTTGAACAGGCCGGCGCGGAAGACCCCATCCCTTACCAAGACTGA
- a CDS encoding SLC13 family permease, whose amino-acid sequence MTVDMMILAAIITAAMVLFAMDVFPADKVSLMTLGALLLTDQISPTDAVSGFGAKATVTVACMLALSLGIERTGGLNYFANRIVQLAGDSELKVMIAIMIAVGILSAFINNTAAVALFLPITISVARKQGFQISKLLMPMSFAAIIAGTCTLIGTSTNLIVADEVQKYSESGLQIGMFDPTIMGLVFFAAGSLYLVFIGVRLIPSRRSGESLTADYSLRHFVTDLRVRENSPMIGKTIPEARLGERYNVDVVEILRGPKRLLTMGPLNIEPGDQLLVSGAPQSLLTIQREQGLEMKALKLQDQDLTDDDIVLVEAWISPNSALIESTLKESNFRQTYKATALAIRSHGKMVRQKIGTYRLEYGDSLLVLTDKDHLESLRRSPDFLVLEEVDSEIVVQSKIYWAMGIFGAMVLAAATGALDILEAALLAVAAMVFTKVVRLHELYTNISWQTIIMLGCLIPLGIAMENSGLAGYLGEQLVNTLRAWGPEAVLSGVYLVTSLLTAIMSNNATAVLMVPICLSVAQQLGVRPEPFFFAVMFAASACFMTPVGYQTNLFIFGPGGYKFADFLIVGTPLNILFWLLATFAIPYFWPF is encoded by the coding sequence ATGACGGTTGACATGATGATCCTGGCTGCCATCATCACGGCGGCCATGGTGCTTTTCGCCATGGATGTGTTCCCGGCCGACAAGGTCAGCCTCATGACATTGGGCGCCCTCTTGCTGACCGATCAGATCAGTCCGACCGATGCGGTGTCGGGCTTCGGCGCCAAAGCCACGGTGACGGTTGCCTGCATGCTGGCCCTCAGCCTGGGCATCGAGCGCACGGGCGGCCTCAACTATTTCGCCAACCGCATCGTCCAGTTGGCGGGCGACAGCGAACTCAAGGTCATGATCGCCATCATGATCGCCGTTGGCATTCTCTCAGCCTTTATCAACAACACTGCCGCCGTGGCTCTCTTCCTTCCCATCACCATTTCGGTGGCGCGCAAGCAGGGATTTCAGATCAGCAAGCTGCTGATGCCCATGTCCTTCGCCGCCATCATCGCGGGCACCTGCACTCTGATCGGGACCTCCACCAACCTGATCGTGGCCGACGAGGTGCAGAAATACAGCGAGTCCGGGCTCCAGATCGGCATGTTCGATCCCACGATCATGGGTTTGGTGTTCTTCGCCGCGGGCTCGCTTTATCTGGTCTTCATCGGCGTCCGGCTGATTCCCTCGCGGCGCTCGGGCGAGAGCCTGACGGCCGACTATTCGCTGCGCCATTTCGTGACCGACCTGAGGGTCAGAGAAAACTCGCCCATGATCGGAAAGACTATTCCGGAAGCCCGTTTAGGCGAACGCTACAACGTCGACGTGGTGGAGATTTTGCGCGGTCCCAAGCGCCTGCTGACGATGGGGCCGCTGAACATCGAGCCGGGCGACCAATTGCTGGTCTCGGGGGCGCCCCAGTCGTTGTTGACCATTCAGCGCGAGCAGGGTTTGGAGATGAAGGCCCTCAAGCTGCAGGATCAAGATCTGACCGACGACGACATCGTGCTGGTCGAGGCCTGGATCTCTCCTAACTCGGCCCTCATCGAGAGCACTCTCAAGGAAAGCAATTTCCGCCAGACCTACAAGGCCACCGCTCTGGCCATCCGCAGCCACGGAAAGATGGTGCGCCAGAAGATCGGCACCTACCGGCTGGAGTACGGCGACTCGCTTCTGGTGCTGACCGATAAGGACCACCTGGAATCGCTGCGCCGTTCGCCCGACTTCCTGGTGCTGGAAGAGGTCGACAGCGAGATCGTGGTTCAGAGCAAGATCTACTGGGCCATGGGAATCTTCGGCGCCATGGTGCTGGCGGCGGCTACCGGCGCCCTCGACATCCTGGAAGCCGCCCTCTTGGCCGTGGCCGCCATGGTCTTTACCAAGGTGGTGCGCCTGCACGAGCTCTACACCAACATTTCCTGGCAGACGATCATCATGCTGGGCTGCCTGATCCCGCTGGGCATAGCCATGGAAAATAGCGGACTGGCGGGTTATCTGGGAGAGCAACTGGTCAATACGCTCCGCGCCTGGGGGCCGGAAGCCGTGCTCTCGGGAGTCTATCTGGTCACGTCGCTGTTGACGGCCATCATGTCCAACAACGCCACCGCCGTTCTCATGGTGCCGATATGCCTGTCGGTGGCTCAACAGCTCGGGGTGCGTCCTGAACCGTTTTTCTTCGCCGTCATGTTCGCCGCTTCCGCCTGCTTCATGACTCCTGTGGGATACCAGACCAACCTCTTCATCTTCGGACCCGGCGGATACAAATTCGCCGACTTTCTGATCGTGGGGACGCCGCTCAACATCCTCTTCTGGCTGCTGGCCACTTTCGCCATCCCCTACTTCTGGCCCTTCTGA
- a CDS encoding polymer-forming cytoskeletal protein translates to MVWKKNEEQDNGYEESSTPSVSAARQLKERAIIGHSIRIEGDVSGSEDLIVHGTVTGTIRLKGNNVTVGQKGSLKADVLAKIVSVEGSVDGNLEAEEQVVVRKTGSVQGNITAPRVCLEDGCRFTGSIDMEGSKTGLATTANKLAQHGSSERSESSKSEGSRDEKSKSAAVL, encoded by the coding sequence TTGGTTTGGAAAAAGAACGAAGAGCAGGATAACGGCTACGAGGAATCCTCAACCCCTTCCGTAAGCGCCGCCCGGCAGCTCAAGGAACGGGCCATTATCGGCCACAGCATCCGTATTGAAGGCGATGTCTCGGGCAGCGAAGACCTCATCGTCCACGGCACGGTCACGGGTACCATCCGCCTCAAGGGCAACAACGTCACGGTGGGCCAGAAGGGTTCGCTGAAAGCCGACGTGTTGGCCAAGATTGTCAGCGTGGAAGGCTCGGTGGACGGCAACCTGGAGGCTGAAGAGCAGGTCGTGGTCCGCAAGACGGGCTCGGTGCAGGGCAACATCACGGCCCCCCGCGTCTGCCTTGAAGACGGCTGCCGCTTCACCGGCAGCATCGACATGGAGGGCTCAAAGACGGGGTTGGCGACAACCGCCAACAAGCTGGCCCAGCACGGCTCCTCGGAGCGTAGCGAGAGTTCCAAGAGCGAAGGCTCCAGGGACGAGAAGTCGAAGAGCGCCGCGGTCCTCTGA